In the genome of Pelagicoccus sp. SDUM812003, one region contains:
- a CDS encoding alpha/beta hydrolase-fold protein has translation MKKRYFPILLALAAAHLSFAEALPGTPASTNAPGADYPRILSDNRILFQIEAPNAQTIAFHTDKTYPASKDDKGIWTATTDPQVPGFHYYWLVIDDVRVNDPASETFYGTGKQTSGIEVPESGDAGAYYQTQNVPHGEIRERWYHSSVTEGPRRFFLYTPPGYDQSPDTRYPVLFLQHGGGEDERAWPIQGRVANIMDNLIAAGEAEPMLFVMERGYALRPGEEPIPFRMGPDVSMEELNRQMLKRFASFEAVILEDVIPLIDAKYRTIPDRHHRAIAGFSMGGFQAYMIGLQNLDTFASIGGLSGTGHFGTADIDPETYYGGVFADPDAFNEKMDLMFFGHGTHEPERMMDGFNAFHANLTRVGIDHVYFKSEGTGHEWLTERRNLRELAKRLFK, from the coding sequence ATGAAGAAGCGCTATTTCCCAATCCTGCTGGCTCTCGCAGCCGCCCACCTGTCGTTCGCCGAAGCGTTGCCCGGCACCCCTGCCAGCACCAACGCCCCGGGGGCGGACTACCCGCGGATTCTCTCCGACAATCGAATCCTATTTCAAATCGAGGCCCCCAATGCCCAGACCATCGCCTTCCACACGGATAAGACGTATCCGGCGAGCAAGGACGACAAGGGCATATGGACAGCGACCACCGACCCGCAAGTCCCTGGCTTCCACTACTACTGGCTGGTCATCGACGACGTACGGGTAAACGACCCCGCGAGCGAAACCTTCTACGGTACCGGCAAGCAAACGAGCGGAATAGAAGTCCCCGAATCCGGAGACGCTGGAGCCTACTACCAAACGCAAAACGTACCGCACGGCGAAATCCGGGAACGCTGGTACCACTCCTCCGTCACCGAAGGGCCACGTCGCTTCTTCCTCTACACTCCTCCAGGCTACGATCAATCTCCCGACACCCGCTACCCGGTTCTCTTCCTGCAGCACGGCGGCGGCGAGGACGAGCGCGCCTGGCCGATCCAAGGTCGCGTTGCGAATATCATGGACAATCTCATCGCCGCAGGCGAAGCCGAGCCGATGCTGTTTGTCATGGAACGTGGATACGCCCTTCGCCCCGGCGAAGAACCCATTCCATTCCGCATGGGACCGGACGTTTCGATGGAGGAACTCAATCGCCAAATGCTGAAGCGATTCGCCTCGTTCGAAGCGGTTATTCTGGAGGATGTCATCCCTCTCATCGACGCTAAATACCGCACCATCCCAGACCGCCATCACCGAGCCATCGCCGGATTTTCAATGGGCGGATTTCAGGCCTACATGATCGGGCTCCAAAACTTGGATACCTTCGCGTCCATCGGCGGCCTTAGCGGAACCGGCCACTTCGGCACGGCTGACATCGATCCAGAAACCTACTACGGCGGTGTCTTCGCTGATCCCGACGCCTTCAACGAGAAAATGGACCTCATGTTTTTCGGTCACGGCACCCACGAGCCCGAGCGCATGATGGATGGCTTCAACGCCTTCCACGCCAACCTTACTCGCGTCGGCATCGACCACGTCTACTTCAAGTCCGAAGGAACCGGCCACGAGTGGCTCACCGAACGTCGCAACCTGCGAGAACTCGCCAAGCGCCTTTTCAAGTAG
- a CDS encoding alpha/beta fold hydrolase — MKKLIPLILRPFLILALAAPFVSANASEDFEKETFVIVHGATAGGWEWKQTGNFLQEDGHEVYRATLTGLGERLHLSTPDIDLETHINDVVNLILFEDLHDVVLSGHSYGGMVITGVINRIPDRIKHVIYLDAAVPDHGESLWDMFGSRGPVDESRFADGMMLTPWVNEDTKPPHSAPQSIKTFSQAVSYDNPAAKALNVTFVAFIPEDQSVEERSKSKAWQRAKERGWTIRTFPGGHVAQQEDPRGVASLMAESVHDVNTKAE, encoded by the coding sequence ATGAAAAAACTGATACCCCTAATCCTACGCCCCTTCCTGATTCTCGCTCTCGCAGCTCCATTCGTTTCTGCAAACGCTAGTGAGGACTTCGAAAAAGAAACCTTCGTCATCGTGCACGGAGCCACCGCCGGTGGCTGGGAGTGGAAACAGACCGGCAACTTCTTGCAAGAAGACGGTCACGAGGTCTACCGGGCCACTCTCACCGGACTCGGCGAGCGCCTTCACCTATCTACCCCCGACATCGACCTCGAGACCCATATCAACGACGTGGTAAACCTCATCCTTTTCGAAGACTTGCACGATGTGGTGCTCTCCGGACACAGCTACGGCGGCATGGTCATCACTGGCGTGATCAACAGAATCCCTGATCGCATCAAACACGTCATCTACCTCGACGCCGCAGTGCCTGATCACGGCGAGTCGCTTTGGGACATGTTTGGCAGCAGAGGACCAGTCGACGAATCTCGTTTCGCCGACGGCATGATGCTCACCCCTTGGGTCAACGAAGACACCAAGCCGCCACACAGCGCGCCCCAATCGATCAAAACCTTCAGCCAAGCCGTTTCCTACGACAACCCCGCCGCCAAAGCCTTGAACGTCACCTTCGTGGCCTTCATTCCAGAAGATCAAAGCGTAGAAGAACGCTCCAAGAGCAAGGCCTGGCAACGCGCCAAGGAACGCGGCTGGACCATCCGCACCTTCCCCGGCGGCCACGTGGCCCAGCAAGAAGACCCGCGCGGCGTGGCTTCCCTCATGGCGGAAAGTGTCCACGACGTGAATACGAAGGCGGAGTAA